A window of the Paraburkholderia sp. ZP32-5 genome harbors these coding sequences:
- a CDS encoding aldehyde dehydrogenase, with protein sequence MKTVSMLIAGEQVQARNGATFERRNPLDGEVATRAPAASVEDAVAAVDAAAAAFPVWSAMGPSERRALLTKAAHALEAKADAFAAAMAAETGASGIWAGFNVHLAAAGLIEAAALTTQVAGELIPSDVPGSLAMGVRQPAGVVLGMAPWNAPVILAVRAIALPLACGNTVVLKGSEICPATHGLIIEAMQQAGLPRGTVNFVTNAPADAARIVDAMIGHPAVRRVNFTGSTRVGRIIAEICARNLKPAVLELGGKAPLVVLDDADIGAAVNAAVFGAFANSGQICMSTERIIVDESIADMFVDQLAARARALPLGDPRKGPVVLGSVVDMSTVERCNALIDDALAKGATLVCGGKSETTLMPATLLDRVTPDMRIYHDESFGPVKPIVRVRGEDAAIACANDNEYGLSAAVFSCDTARALNVAKRIESGICHVNGPTVHDEAQMPFGGVKASGFGRFGGKAGIAEFTDLRWVTLQTTPRHYPF encoded by the coding sequence ATGAAGACCGTATCAATGCTGATCGCTGGCGAGCAGGTGCAGGCACGTAACGGCGCGACCTTCGAGCGCCGCAACCCGCTCGATGGCGAAGTGGCGACGCGCGCGCCGGCCGCGAGCGTCGAAGATGCGGTGGCCGCCGTCGATGCCGCCGCCGCCGCGTTTCCCGTGTGGTCGGCGATGGGCCCGAGCGAGCGCCGCGCGTTGCTGACGAAGGCCGCCCATGCACTCGAAGCGAAGGCCGACGCATTTGCCGCCGCGATGGCCGCCGAGACCGGCGCATCGGGTATCTGGGCCGGCTTCAACGTGCATCTGGCGGCGGCGGGTTTGATCGAAGCGGCTGCACTCACCACGCAGGTGGCCGGCGAACTGATTCCATCCGATGTGCCGGGCAGCCTCGCGATGGGCGTGCGCCAGCCGGCGGGCGTGGTGCTCGGCATGGCACCGTGGAATGCGCCGGTGATCCTCGCGGTCCGTGCGATCGCGCTGCCGCTCGCATGCGGCAACACGGTGGTGCTGAAGGGCTCGGAGATTTGCCCGGCAACTCACGGCCTGATCATCGAAGCGATGCAGCAAGCAGGCTTGCCGCGCGGCACCGTGAACTTCGTCACGAACGCGCCGGCCGACGCCGCGCGTATCGTCGACGCGATGATCGGACATCCGGCCGTGCGGCGCGTGAACTTCACTGGCTCGACGCGCGTGGGCCGCATCATCGCCGAGATCTGTGCGCGCAATCTGAAGCCCGCGGTGCTCGAACTCGGCGGCAAGGCGCCGCTCGTCGTGCTCGACGATGCCGATATCGGCGCGGCGGTGAACGCAGCCGTGTTCGGCGCGTTCGCAAATTCCGGGCAGATCTGCATGTCGACGGAACGCATCATCGTCGACGAAAGCATCGCCGATATGTTCGTCGATCAACTCGCCGCGCGGGCGCGCGCGTTGCCGCTCGGCGATCCGCGCAAGGGTCCGGTCGTGCTCGGCTCGGTGGTCGATATGAGTACCGTCGAGCGCTGCAACGCGCTGATCGACGACGCGCTCGCGAAAGGCGCGACGCTCGTATGCGGCGGCAAGAGCGAAACCACGCTGATGCCCGCGACGCTGCTCGATCGCGTGACGCCCGACATGCGCATCTACCACGACGAATCGTTCGGCCCGGTGAAGCCGATCGTGCGAGTGCGCGGCGAAGACGCCGCGATTGCATGCGCGAACGACAACGAATACGGGCTATCCGCCGCCGTGTTCAGCTGCGACACGGCGCGCGCGTTGAACGTCGCGAAGCGCATCGAATCGGGCATCTGCCATGTGAACGGCCCGACCGTGCACGACGAAGCGCAGATGCCGTTCGGCGGCGTGAAGGCGAGCGGCTTCGGCCGCTTCGGCGGCAAGGCGGGGATCGCGGAATTTACCGATCTGCGCTGGGTCACGCTGCAAACGACGCCGCGTCACTATCCGTTCTAA
- the mdlC gene encoding benzoylformate decarboxylase, translating to MTGSAPQHNHGQADKPGAQDAQAQVTPQWTVRDAVIDFARRVGITTIFANPGSTELPMFRDFPADFRYVLGLQEAVVVGMADGHAQITGNAALVNLHSAAGVGNAMGNIFTAFRNRTPLIVTAGQQARSILPFDPFLAATQATELPKPYVKWSIEPARAEDVPLAIARAYAIAMQEPRGPVFVSIPADDWDQPAARVAEREVAHVMRPDPAMLARIGALLDACERPAFVVGSAVDRAGAAADVVQLAERHRARVYVAPMTARCSFPEQHRLFAGFLPAMRERIVELLDGHDAIFVIGAPAFTYHVEGSGPHVPAGAQLCQLIDDPGVAAWTPQGIAAAGNVRLGVQELLARAAPKARELPAPRAVAPRALPPAAGERMSAAFALQTLAEVRDPDGIVVEEAPSSRPAMQTYLPIPRAGAFVTMDSGGLGYAMPAAVGVALARPGERVIALVGDGSSMYSIQAIWSAVQLRLPITFVILNNARYAALQDFAPVFGFAPHETVQGTDLTGLDFVTLAAGMGCPGARVSDAAQLADTLRHALSVDSANSAHGGPTLVEVIIA from the coding sequence ATGACAGGCAGCGCGCCGCAACACAATCACGGGCAGGCGGACAAACCGGGCGCTCAGGACGCTCAGGCTCAGGTCACCCCGCAATGGACCGTTCGCGACGCGGTGATCGACTTCGCGCGCCGCGTCGGCATCACGACGATCTTCGCGAACCCCGGCTCGACCGAGCTGCCGATGTTCCGCGATTTCCCGGCCGATTTCCGCTACGTGCTCGGTCTGCAGGAAGCGGTGGTGGTCGGCATGGCCGACGGCCACGCACAGATCACCGGCAACGCGGCGCTCGTCAATCTGCATTCGGCGGCCGGCGTCGGCAACGCGATGGGCAACATCTTCACCGCGTTTCGCAACCGCACGCCGCTCATCGTCACCGCGGGTCAGCAGGCCCGCTCGATTCTTCCTTTCGATCCGTTCCTCGCCGCGACCCAGGCCACCGAATTGCCGAAGCCCTATGTGAAATGGAGCATCGAACCGGCGCGCGCCGAGGACGTGCCGCTCGCAATCGCGCGCGCTTACGCGATCGCGATGCAGGAGCCGCGCGGCCCGGTGTTCGTATCGATTCCCGCCGACGACTGGGACCAGCCGGCCGCGCGCGTGGCCGAACGCGAGGTCGCGCACGTGATGCGCCCGGACCCTGCGATGCTCGCGCGCATCGGCGCGCTGCTCGACGCGTGCGAGCGGCCCGCGTTCGTGGTCGGCAGCGCGGTCGATCGCGCGGGTGCGGCGGCGGATGTCGTGCAGCTCGCGGAGCGGCATCGCGCGCGCGTCTACGTGGCGCCGATGACCGCGCGTTGCAGCTTCCCCGAACAACATCGGCTGTTCGCGGGCTTTCTGCCTGCGATGCGCGAGCGCATCGTCGAACTGCTCGACGGGCACGATGCGATCTTCGTGATCGGCGCGCCTGCATTTACGTATCACGTCGAAGGCAGCGGCCCGCATGTACCGGCGGGCGCGCAGCTGTGTCAGCTGATCGACGACCCGGGTGTCGCCGCGTGGACGCCGCAAGGCATCGCGGCGGCCGGCAACGTGCGGCTCGGCGTGCAGGAACTGCTCGCGCGCGCCGCGCCGAAAGCACGCGAATTGCCGGCGCCACGAGCAGTAGCGCCGCGCGCTCTGCCGCCGGCCGCAGGCGAGCGGATGTCGGCCGCCTTCGCGTTGCAGACGCTCGCCGAGGTGCGCGATCCCGATGGCATCGTCGTCGAGGAAGCGCCCAGCTCGCGGCCCGCGATGCAGACCTACCTGCCGATCCCACGCGCCGGCGCATTCGTGACGATGGACAGCGGCGGCCTCGGCTATGCGATGCCGGCGGCGGTCGGCGTTGCGCTGGCACGACCGGGCGAGCGCGTGATCGCGCTGGTCGGCGACGGTTCGAGCATGTACTCGATCCAGGCGATCTGGAGCGCGGTGCAATTGCGGCTGCCGATTACGTTCGTGATTCTGAACAACGCACGCTACGCGGCGCTGCAGGATTTCGCGCCGGTCTTCGGCTTCGCGCCGCACGAGACGGTGCAGGGCACGGATCTGACGGGCCTCGACTTCGTCACGCTCGCGGCGGGCATGGGCTGCCCCGGTGCGCGGGTCAGCGACGCGGCGCAACTGGCGGACACATTGCGACACGCGCTGTCGGTCGATTCAGCTAATAGCGCGCACGGCGGCCCGACGCTGGTCGAAGTGATCATCGCGTAA
- a CDS encoding LysR family transcriptional regulator, whose amino-acid sequence MTYNLQQLQAFATIVASGSLGRAADALHITQPALSRTIRRLEEQVGAPLFERHSRGMHLTAVGEALLPHAILLQREAEQAREEIDALRGLARGTIRVGAVGSVASLVLPLAVSGVLGKWPNLRVQIIEGVWDRLADALVKREIDLALSMVVPDTDEITAIADCRWEDTSYVVAATDHPLRSKSGLTLADTLNERWAIPPRGTAPFEHMQSVFAEQGLGLPNVVVETRSITALKSLVARSGFLSWMASTMYVTESKARVFDTLAMPGAVGRRTLTAFRRRQGILPSPAVKLLEQLRQLTTQGDSSMGEHL is encoded by the coding sequence ATGACTTATAACCTTCAGCAATTGCAGGCGTTCGCGACGATCGTCGCCAGCGGCAGTCTCGGCCGCGCCGCGGACGCGCTGCATATCACGCAGCCGGCGCTGAGCCGGACCATCCGGCGGCTCGAAGAACAGGTCGGCGCGCCGCTGTTCGAGCGGCACTCGCGCGGCATGCATCTGACCGCGGTCGGCGAGGCACTGCTGCCGCATGCCATTCTGCTGCAACGCGAAGCCGAACAGGCGCGCGAGGAAATCGACGCGCTGCGCGGCCTTGCGCGCGGCACGATCCGCGTGGGCGCGGTGGGCAGTGTCGCGAGCCTCGTGCTGCCGCTCGCGGTGAGCGGCGTGCTCGGCAAGTGGCCGAATCTGCGTGTGCAGATCATCGAAGGCGTGTGGGACCGGCTCGCCGATGCGCTCGTCAAACGCGAAATCGATCTCGCGCTCAGCATGGTGGTGCCCGATACCGACGAGATCACGGCGATCGCCGATTGCCGCTGGGAAGACACCAGCTATGTGGTCGCCGCAACCGATCATCCGTTGCGGAGTAAGTCCGGTCTGACGCTCGCCGATACGCTGAACGAGCGCTGGGCGATTCCGCCGCGCGGCACCGCGCCGTTCGAGCATATGCAAAGCGTGTTTGCCGAGCAGGGGCTGGGACTGCCGAATGTGGTCGTCGAAACGCGCTCGATTACCGCATTGAAAAGTCTGGTTGCGCGCTCCGGCTTCCTGAGCTGGATGGCGTCGACGATGTACGTGACCGAGAGCAAGGCGCGTGTGTTCGATACGCTGGCGATGCCGGGCGCGGTCGGGCGCCGTACGTTGACGGCGTTTCGCCGGCGCCAAGGCATCTTGCCGAGTCCGGCGGTGAAGCTGCTGGAGCAATTGCGGCAGTTGACCACTCAGGGCGATAGCTCAATGGGCGAGCACCTGTAA
- a CDS encoding DUF979 domain-containing protein yields the protein MIKLESLYVLAGLMFAAFAFFNLRDRSNPRRVVNFLFWGIYALTFLFGAELPHFVTGCLAIALALIAGSGKLGKGRNDNAGEAAAARREANAQRFGNKLFIPALLIPVITLVGTLTLKYVPFVEAKNVTLISLVLGTLVAFGAALFMLRDSPVHALKDARHTMDTVGWAAILPQMLAALGALFAVAGVGHVVSDLVKTWIPVDSSFAVVAAYTFGMALFTMIMGNAFAAFPVMTAGIGLPLIVHQFHGNPAILGAIGMLSGFCGTLMTPMAANFNIVPAALLELKDQNGVIKAQWPTALLLLMVNTILLYLFVFRF from the coding sequence ATGATCAAGCTCGAATCGCTGTACGTGCTCGCCGGCCTGATGTTCGCCGCGTTCGCGTTCTTCAATCTGCGCGACCGTTCGAACCCGCGCCGCGTGGTCAACTTTCTGTTCTGGGGCATTTACGCGCTGACGTTCCTGTTCGGCGCGGAACTGCCGCATTTCGTCACCGGCTGCCTCGCGATCGCGCTGGCGCTGATCGCCGGTTCCGGCAAGCTCGGCAAAGGCCGCAACGACAACGCCGGCGAAGCGGCCGCCGCGCGCCGCGAAGCGAACGCGCAACGCTTCGGCAACAAGCTGTTCATCCCTGCGCTGCTGATTCCGGTCATCACGCTGGTGGGCACGTTGACGCTGAAATACGTGCCGTTCGTCGAAGCGAAGAACGTCACGCTGATTTCGCTGGTGCTCGGCACGCTGGTCGCATTCGGCGCGGCGCTGTTCATGCTGCGCGACTCCCCAGTGCATGCGCTGAAGGACGCCCGCCACACGATGGATACCGTCGGCTGGGCCGCGATCCTGCCGCAGATGCTGGCCGCGCTCGGCGCGCTGTTCGCGGTGGCCGGCGTCGGTCATGTCGTGTCGGATCTCGTCAAGACGTGGATACCGGTCGATTCCTCATTCGCGGTCGTCGCGGCTTACACGTTCGGCATGGCGCTCTTTACGATGATCATGGGCAACGCATTCGCCGCGTTTCCGGTGATGACCGCCGGCATCGGCCTGCCGTTGATCGTGCATCAGTTCCACGGCAACCCGGCGATTCTGGGCGCGATCGGCATGCTGTCCGGCTTCTGCGGCACGCTGATGACGCCGATGGCGGCGAACTTCAACATCGTCCCCGCCGCGCTGCTGGAACTGAAAGACCAGAACGGCGTGATCAAGGCGCAATGGCCGACCGCTTTACTATTGCTGATGGTCAACACCATACTGTTGTACCTGTTCGTATTCCGCTTCTGA
- a CDS encoding DUF2891 domain-containing protein, whose translation MTAQLTRELASKFANLALAHLTREYPNKLTHSLDGPQDVQGPRALHPIFYGSYDWHSCVHGYWLILHLLERFPDLPEAARIVAVVDEHFTDANVAGELAYLDLPHNRGFERPYGWAWLLALSAQLQSMKISEAARWNKSFAPLTATFVDRFEEFLPKATYPLRVGTHFNMAFALALTLDFARQTSRESLEALIVSTAERWFLNDVACQAWEPAGDEFLSPSLMEAELMRRVLPPAQFATWFGRFLPDLGAKQPATLFEPATVTDRSDGKIAHLDGLNLSRAWCQRSLARALPAGDVRRTVLFDTAEHHLQSALAHVAGDYMGEHWLGTFATLALEA comes from the coding sequence ATGACTGCCCAACTCACCCGCGAACTCGCATCCAAATTCGCCAATCTCGCGCTTGCGCATCTGACGCGCGAATATCCGAACAAGCTCACGCACTCGCTCGACGGGCCGCAGGACGTGCAGGGTCCGCGCGCGCTGCATCCGATCTTTTACGGCAGCTACGACTGGCATTCGTGCGTGCACGGCTACTGGCTGATCCTGCATCTGCTGGAGCGCTTTCCGGATCTGCCGGAGGCCGCGCGCATCGTCGCGGTGGTCGACGAGCATTTCACCGACGCGAACGTTGCCGGTGAACTCGCCTATCTCGACCTGCCGCACAACCGCGGTTTCGAGCGGCCGTATGGCTGGGCGTGGCTGCTCGCGCTCAGCGCGCAATTGCAGTCGATGAAGATTTCGGAAGCCGCGCGTTGGAACAAATCCTTCGCGCCGCTGACGGCTACCTTCGTCGACCGCTTCGAGGAATTTTTGCCGAAGGCGACCTACCCGCTGCGCGTCGGCACGCACTTCAACATGGCGTTCGCGCTCGCACTGACGCTCGATTTCGCGCGGCAAACCTCGCGCGAATCGCTCGAAGCGCTGATCGTCAGTACCGCGGAGCGCTGGTTTCTGAACGACGTCGCGTGTCAGGCCTGGGAGCCGGCCGGCGACGAATTCCTGTCGCCGTCGCTGATGGAAGCGGAGTTGATGCGCCGCGTGCTGCCGCCCGCGCAGTTCGCCACGTGGTTCGGCCGCTTCCTGCCCGACCTCGGCGCGAAACAGCCGGCGACGCTATTCGAGCCGGCCACCGTAACCGATCGCAGTGACGGCAAGATCGCGCATCTGGACGGCCTGAATCTGAGCCGCGCATGGTGCCAGCGCTCGCTCGCGCGGGCGCTGCCGGCCGGCGACGTGCGCCGCACCGTGCTGTTCGACACCGCCGAACATCATCTGCAAAGCGCGCTGGCGCATGTGGCCGGCGACTACATGGGCGAACACTGGCTGGGTACGTTCGCGACCTTGGCGCTGGAAGCCTGA
- a CDS encoding DNA polymerase II — translation MTELEQGFILTRHWRDTPAGTEIEFWLATDSGPRHIRLRPQPSVAFIPAEQRERAETILRRETQTELRALDLYDFQHRPVIGLYCPQYRQLKGLEKRLREGGVDVYEADIQPHERYMMERFITAPVYFTGDAQQNGSPAAAPASLVNGELKPATGYRPPLKLVSLDIETSAHAELYSIALEGCGERQVYMLGPPNAEAGPLDFKLEYCDTRAQLLEKLIEWMERHDPDAIIGWNLVQFDLKVLQQHSEQYRVPLRIGRGGAVMEWREHGVTRNHFFAGAAGRLIIDGIEALKSATWTFPSFSLEYVSRSVLGEGKAIDNPYQRMDEIQRRFDEDKPELARYNLKDCELVTRIFAKTELLPFLLERATVTGLAADRSGGSVAAFTHLYMPRMHRQGYVAPNLGDVAGAASPGGFVMDSRPGLYDSVLVLDYKSLYPSIIRTFLIDPLGLIEGMRHPDDEHSVPGFLGARFSRTRHCLPSVVTQVWQAREAAKREHNKPLSQALKIIMNAFYGVLGSTGCRFFDPRLASSITMRGHEIMHTTRELIQAQGYEVIYGDTDSTFVWLKHAHGEDDAARIGRALVEHINAAWRDTLQARFGLDSALELQFERHYRRFFMPTVRGAEEGSKKRYAGLTVLPDGSEDVVYKGLETVRTDWTPLAQQFQQELYGRIFRQQPYQDYVRDYVRDTLAGRLDEQLVYRKQLRRPIDAYERNVPPHVRAARVADDFNRKQGRPLQYQNGGWISYVMTVAGPEPLETLSSAIDYEHYLTRQLQPVADAILPMLRDDFTTLMSGQRQLF, via the coding sequence TTGACTGAGCTTGAGCAGGGTTTCATTCTGACCCGGCATTGGCGGGACACTCCCGCCGGCACGGAGATCGAATTCTGGCTGGCCACGGACAGCGGGCCGCGCCACATCCGCTTGCGCCCTCAACCTTCGGTCGCCTTCATTCCCGCCGAACAGCGCGAACGCGCCGAAACGATCCTGCGCCGCGAAACGCAAACGGAGCTGCGCGCGCTCGACCTGTACGACTTCCAGCATCGGCCGGTCATCGGGCTTTACTGCCCGCAATATCGTCAACTGAAGGGGCTCGAAAAGCGCTTGAGAGAAGGCGGCGTCGACGTCTACGAAGCCGATATCCAGCCTCACGAGCGCTACATGATGGAGCGCTTCATCACCGCGCCCGTGTACTTCACCGGCGACGCGCAACAGAACGGTTCCCCGGCTGCAGCGCCGGCTTCGTTAGTGAATGGCGAACTGAAACCCGCCACCGGTTATCGTCCGCCGCTGAAACTCGTGTCGCTCGATATCGAAACGAGTGCGCACGCGGAGCTGTATTCGATCGCGCTCGAAGGCTGCGGCGAACGGCAGGTCTATATGCTCGGACCGCCAAATGCCGAAGCGGGCCCGCTCGACTTCAAACTCGAATACTGCGACACCCGCGCGCAACTGCTCGAAAAGCTGATCGAATGGATGGAGCGGCACGATCCCGATGCGATCATCGGCTGGAATCTCGTGCAGTTCGATCTGAAAGTGCTGCAGCAACATTCGGAGCAGTATCGGGTGCCGCTGCGCATCGGCCGCGGCGGTGCGGTGATGGAGTGGCGCGAACATGGCGTCACGCGCAATCACTTCTTCGCGGGCGCGGCGGGCCGCTTGATCATTGACGGTATCGAGGCGCTGAAATCGGCGACGTGGACCTTCCCGTCGTTCAGCCTCGAATACGTGTCGCGTTCGGTGCTCGGCGAAGGCAAGGCGATCGACAACCCGTATCAGCGGATGGATGAAATCCAGCGCCGCTTCGACGAGGACAAGCCCGAACTCGCGCGCTACAACCTGAAGGATTGCGAGCTGGTCACGCGCATCTTCGCGAAGACGGAGCTGCTGCCGTTCCTGCTCGAACGCGCGACCGTCACCGGTCTCGCCGCCGATCGCAGCGGCGGCTCGGTTGCGGCATTCACGCATCTGTACATGCCGCGCATGCATCGGCAAGGCTATGTCGCGCCGAATCTCGGCGACGTGGCCGGTGCCGCGAGCCCCGGCGGCTTCGTGATGGACTCGCGGCCTGGCCTCTACGATTCGGTGCTGGTGCTCGACTACAAGAGCCTTTATCCGTCGATCATCCGGACGTTTCTGATCGATCCGCTAGGTCTGATCGAAGGGATGCGGCATCCCGACGATGAGCACTCGGTGCCGGGCTTTCTCGGCGCGCGCTTCTCACGCACGCGCCACTGTCTGCCGTCGGTGGTCACGCAGGTCTGGCAGGCGCGCGAAGCAGCCAAGCGCGAACACAACAAGCCGTTGTCGCAGGCGCTGAAGATCATCATGAACGCGTTCTACGGTGTGCTCGGCTCGACCGGTTGCCGCTTTTTCGACCCACGTCTTGCGTCGTCGATCACGATGCGCGGTCACGAGATCATGCATACGACGCGCGAGCTGATTCAGGCGCAAGGCTATGAAGTGATCTACGGCGACACCGATTCGACCTTCGTGTGGCTGAAGCATGCGCACGGCGAGGACGACGCCGCGCGCATCGGACGCGCGCTGGTCGAACATATCAACGCGGCGTGGCGCGACACACTGCAGGCCCGTTTCGGACTCGACAGCGCACTCGAACTGCAATTCGAGCGGCACTACCGGCGCTTTTTCATGCCGACGGTGCGCGGTGCCGAGGAAGGCAGCAAGAAACGCTATGCGGGTCTCACCGTGCTGCCGGACGGCAGCGAGGACGTCGTCTACAAAGGGCTCGAAACCGTGCGCACGGACTGGACGCCGCTCGCGCAGCAATTCCAGCAGGAGCTATACGGGCGCATCTTCAGACAGCAGCCGTATCAGGATTACGTGCGCGACTATGTACGCGATACGCTCGCGGGCCGGCTCGACGAACAGCTCGTGTATCGCAAGCAGTTGCGCCGGCCAATCGATGCTTACGAACGCAACGTGCCGCCGCATGTGCGCGCCGCGCGCGTTGCCGATGACTTCAACCGCAAGCAGGGACGTCCGCTGCAATATCAGAACGGCGGCTGGATCAGCTACGTGATGACGGTGGCCGGCCCCGAACCGCTCGAAACGCTGAGCTCGGCCATCGACTACGAGCACTATCTGACGCGGCAATTGCAGCCGGTGGCCGATGCGATTCTGCCTATGCTGCGCGACGACTTCACGACGCTGATGTCGGGGCAAAGGCAGTTGTTCTGA
- a CDS encoding MFS transporter — translation MNYVPPASATASSARDEAALAGITRSGAVDIGHALDDGPYTLLQKIAVVLAALSIIVDGFDSQLIGFAIPMLIKEWNITRNAFAPVVASGLIGMGIGSAFAGLFADRFGRRWAVIGSVFVFGIATCSISLAPNVAAIAALRFVAGLGIGGALPSSTTLTAEFTPARFRTFAVTATILCVPAGGMIAGLFAAQVLPVYGWRGLFVAGGVLPLLLAIVLLFALPESPRFLARRPRRWPELVKLLRRMERDVPAEASFTDVREQSAEKHVGFTALFRDGRSRDTVAIWGAFFMCLLAVYAAFSWLPSMLTSEGLSVSLAGYGLSAYNLGGVIGAVLCALAIGRYGSRWPLLLCCAGGVASAWMLLGVSATHSTTLMIVGLALHGLFVNAVQSTMYALCAYVYPTSVRATGTASALAFGRVGAILSAFAGAAVITAGGAFGYLLMLGIAMAVVLVALAVVRRHIPRAGAAPAH, via the coding sequence ATGAATTACGTTCCTCCGGCTTCCGCGACGGCTTCGAGCGCGCGCGACGAAGCGGCGCTTGCCGGCATCACGCGCAGCGGCGCGGTCGATATCGGTCACGCGCTCGACGATGGTCCGTACACGCTATTGCAGAAGATCGCGGTGGTGCTCGCGGCACTGTCGATCATCGTCGATGGGTTCGACAGCCAGTTGATCGGCTTCGCGATTCCGATGCTGATCAAGGAGTGGAATATCACGCGCAATGCGTTTGCACCGGTGGTTGCGTCGGGGCTGATCGGCATGGGCATCGGCAGCGCATTCGCGGGTTTGTTCGCCGATCGCTTTGGCCGGCGCTGGGCGGTGATCGGCAGCGTGTTCGTGTTCGGCATTGCAACGTGCTCGATCAGCCTCGCGCCGAACGTCGCGGCAATCGCGGCGCTGCGCTTTGTCGCGGGGCTTGGCATCGGCGGCGCGTTGCCTTCGTCGACCACGCTGACCGCTGAATTTACGCCCGCGCGCTTTCGTACCTTCGCGGTGACTGCGACGATTCTGTGCGTGCCGGCTGGCGGCATGATCGCGGGTCTGTTCGCCGCCCAGGTGCTGCCGGTGTATGGCTGGCGTGGGCTGTTCGTCGCGGGCGGCGTGCTGCCGCTTCTGCTCGCGATCGTGCTGCTGTTTGCGTTGCCGGAATCGCCGCGCTTTCTCGCTCGCCGTCCGCGCCGCTGGCCGGAGCTCGTCAAGCTGCTGCGGCGCATGGAGCGCGACGTGCCGGCCGAGGCGAGCTTCACCGACGTGCGCGAGCAAAGCGCGGAGAAACACGTCGGCTTCACCGCGTTGTTCCGCGACGGCCGTTCGCGCGACACCGTGGCGATCTGGGGCGCGTTCTTCATGTGTCTGCTCGCGGTATATGCGGCCTTTAGCTGGTTGCCGTCGATGCTGACGAGCGAAGGCCTCAGCGTTTCGCTGGCGGGCTACGGTCTGAGCGCTTACAACCTCGGCGGCGTGATCGGCGCAGTGCTGTGCGCGCTGGCGATCGGCCGCTATGGTTCGCGCTGGCCGCTGCTGCTGTGCTGCGCGGGCGGCGTCGCGAGCGCGTGGATGCTGCTCGGCGTCAGCGCAACGCACAGCACGACGCTGATGATCGTCGGCCTCGCGCTGCATGGCCTGTTCGTCAATGCAGTGCAATCGACGATGTACGCACTGTGCGCGTACGTCTATCCGACCAGCGTGCGGGCCACGGGCACCGCGTCGGCGCTCGCATTCGGCCGCGTCGGCGCGATTCTGAGCGCATTCGCGGGCGCGGCGGTGATCACCGCGGGCGGCGCATTCGGTTATCTGCTGATGCTCGGTATTGCGATGGCTGTGGTGCTGGTCGCATTGGCGGTGGTGCGCCGGCATATTCCGCGGGCAGGTGCCGCACCGGCGCACTGA
- a CDS encoding DUF969 domain-containing protein gives MGVLIGVPIVVLGFALRFNALLVVTIAGIATGIAGGLHTVEIISAFGKAFADNRYMGLIWLTLPVIALLERNGLKEQARNLISRLRAATTGRVLMLYFVIRQITAALGLTSLGGHAQMVRPLIAPMAEAAAANRYGELPDAVRQQIRANASAVDNIAVFFGEDIFIAIQSILLIKGFLEQNGVIVEPLQVSVWAIPTAIAALVIHVVRLILLDRNLSHKMNTLGRGAAR, from the coding sequence ATGGGGGTGTTGATTGGCGTGCCGATCGTGGTACTCGGCTTCGCATTGCGCTTCAATGCGCTGCTGGTGGTGACGATTGCGGGCATCGCAACCGGTATTGCCGGCGGCCTGCACACGGTCGAGATCATCAGCGCATTCGGCAAAGCCTTCGCGGATAACCGCTATATGGGCCTGATCTGGCTCACGCTGCCGGTGATTGCCTTGCTCGAACGCAACGGCCTGAAGGAACAGGCGCGCAATCTGATTTCGCGGCTGCGCGCGGCGACTACCGGCCGTGTGCTGATGCTGTACTTCGTGATCCGGCAGATTACCGCCGCGCTCGGTCTGACGTCGCTCGGCGGTCACGCGCAAATGGTGCGTCCGCTGATCGCGCCGATGGCCGAAGCGGCTGCCGCGAACCGCTACGGCGAACTGCCCGACGCGGTGCGTCAGCAGATTCGCGCGAATGCATCGGCGGTCGACAATATCGCCGTGTTCTTCGGCGAAGACATCTTCATCGCGATTCAATCGATCCTGCTAATCAAGGGCTTTCTCGAACAGAACGGCGTCATCGTCGAGCCGTTGCAGGTGTCGGTATGGGCGATTCCGACCGCGATCGCCGCGCTCGTCATTCATGTCGTGCGTCTGATTCTGCTCGATCGCAATCTGTCGCACAAGATGAACACCCTGGGACGAGGCGCCGCGCGATGA